The following are from one region of the Methyloversatilis discipulorum genome:
- a CDS encoding sigma-54-dependent Fis family transcriptional regulator — MVSSNQVAEHVRSVHAIISRPQRPSGHELVARSWLRCFHELGLDPAAEDAPPPLAPQAWRERGDKLGEVMDSAVPEMQTLHRQLDDPNSALVLADAEGVIVSIVRHPGFAREASLRGLVEGARWSEDIQGTNGIGTVLAERHSLVISREEHFFARHTDMVCAAAPIYDGVGEVAAVLAVCSLAPGGARALRALVERSARVIEHRAFRARHATDYIIRFHAHAGRVLTAVDGMLALTPEGEVIEANHTAFELLSPEGEALLGREVTEFFGQSLPELLSRTFRSGFHPLTLSMPQHQTWHLLAQQPARNRAQAGTRGTDSASAAQALAELDLGDLRMAGNVHSAMRILDRDIPLLISGETGTGKEVFARAFHASSQRARGPFVAINCASLPEALIESELFGYKQGAFTGANRDGRRGKVLQADGGTLFLDEIGDMPLQLQARLLRVLEERKVTPLGGENAVPVDLQLVCATHRDLRAMVREGSFREDLYYRLRGMEVTLPALRDRTDRRALIERCLTEESAGRHPPIRLGQAAMQVLDRFRWPGNIRQMRYVLRTLVALCDGPEITLRDMPPELMDAPEPMPAVAPAAHPTDTAGEPVHSTPSNLNPLQSAERDALLSELRRHRWNIAGLARELGVSRNTVYRKMKRLDIDTDTQAGDGY, encoded by the coding sequence ATGGTGTCATCCAATCAGGTGGCTGAACACGTCCGTTCGGTGCACGCCATCATCAGCCGCCCGCAGCGCCCGTCCGGCCATGAACTGGTGGCCCGGTCGTGGCTGCGCTGCTTCCATGAACTGGGCCTCGATCCGGCCGCCGAAGACGCGCCGCCGCCGCTGGCGCCGCAGGCCTGGCGCGAGCGCGGTGACAAGCTTGGCGAGGTGATGGACAGCGCCGTGCCGGAGATGCAGACGCTGCACCGCCAGCTCGACGATCCCAATTCCGCGCTGGTGCTGGCCGATGCCGAAGGCGTCATCGTCAGCATCGTGCGCCACCCCGGTTTCGCGCGCGAAGCTTCGCTGCGCGGCCTGGTCGAGGGCGCGCGCTGGAGCGAGGACATCCAGGGCACCAACGGCATCGGCACCGTTCTGGCCGAACGCCACTCGCTGGTCATTTCGCGTGAGGAACACTTCTTCGCCCGCCATACCGACATGGTGTGCGCCGCCGCGCCGATCTACGACGGCGTAGGCGAAGTCGCCGCCGTGCTGGCGGTCTGCTCGCTGGCGCCGGGCGGCGCCCGGGCGCTGCGCGCACTGGTCGAGCGCTCGGCCCGCGTGATCGAGCACCGCGCTTTCCGCGCGCGCCACGCCACCGACTACATCATCCGCTTCCACGCCCACGCAGGTCGCGTGCTGACCGCGGTCGACGGCATGCTGGCGCTGACGCCGGAAGGCGAAGTGATCGAAGCCAACCACACCGCCTTCGAACTGCTGTCGCCCGAAGGCGAGGCGCTGCTCGGGCGTGAAGTGACCGAGTTCTTCGGCCAGTCGCTGCCGGAGCTGCTGTCGCGCACCTTCCGCTCCGGCTTCCATCCGCTGACGCTGTCGATGCCGCAGCACCAGACCTGGCACCTGCTGGCGCAGCAGCCGGCACGCAACCGCGCCCAGGCTGGTACCCGCGGCACCGATTCGGCATCGGCCGCGCAGGCACTGGCCGAGCTCGATCTCGGCGACCTGCGCATGGCCGGCAATGTGCACAGCGCGATGCGCATCCTCGATCGCGACATTCCACTGCTCATTTCCGGCGAAACCGGCACCGGCAAGGAAGTGTTCGCACGCGCTTTCCACGCGTCGAGCCAGCGGGCGCGCGGGCCTTTCGTCGCCATCAACTGCGCGTCGCTGCCGGAAGCGCTGATCGAATCCGAACTGTTCGGCTACAAGCAGGGCGCCTTCACCGGCGCCAATCGCGACGGCCGTCGCGGCAAGGTGCTGCAGGCCGACGGCGGCACGCTCTTCCTCGACGAGATCGGCGACATGCCGCTGCAGCTGCAGGCACGCCTGCTGCGCGTGCTGGAAGAGCGCAAGGTGACGCCGCTGGGTGGCGAGAACGCGGTGCCGGTCGATCTGCAGCTGGTGTGCGCGACGCACCGCGATCTGCGCGCCATGGTGCGCGAGGGCAGCTTCCGCGAAGACCTCTACTACCGGCTGCGCGGCATGGAAGTGACGCTACCCGCGCTGCGCGACCGCACCGACCGCCGCGCGCTGATCGAGCGCTGCCTGACCGAGGAAAGCGCCGGCCGCCACCCGCCGATACGGCTGGGTCAGGCCGCCATGCAGGTGCTGGACCGCTTCCGCTGGCCGGGCAACATCCGCCAGATGCGCTACGTGCTGCGCACGCTGGTCGCGTTGTGTGACGGCCCGGAAATCACGCTGCGCGACATGCCGCCTGAACTGATGGATGCGCCGGAACCGATGCCCGCCGTCGCACCGGCCGCCCACCCGACCGACACGGCGGGCGAGCCCGTGCATTCGACGCCGAGCAATCTCAATCCGCTGCAGTCGGCCGAGCGCGACGCGCTGCTGTCGGAGCTGCGTCGCCACCGCTGGAACATCGCCGGGCTGGCGCGCGAACTGGGCGTCAGCCGCAATACCGTCTATCGAAAGATGAAACGTCTGGACATCGACACCGACACGCAGGCCGGCGATGGCTACTGA
- a CDS encoding ankyrin repeat domain-containing protein, which produces MNTRKIAACALLACAGAVGAQELPPEWQGVIAEPARPRAAIPTTPIEYADMRRTGDDAGPRDYRSADYAMLSAARRGDWAAVNRLLKSGAAANVRDVWGDSVLARAAAAGETETVRALLAAGAHVDRKGASGFTPLGAAALAGHYKVVALLLRAGADVDAKSANGHVPMIDAVMLDRAEVVAELVRARPDWLVYERELGRHALSLAASLGHVRVLDQLLAAGFDPNLPDRAGFNALYWAVFRKQRLAVAHLLASGADPGAMSTEIYD; this is translated from the coding sequence ATGAACACGCGGAAGATCGCAGCCTGCGCGCTGCTGGCATGCGCTGGAGCCGTCGGCGCACAGGAACTGCCGCCGGAGTGGCAGGGCGTGATCGCCGAACCGGCACGCCCGCGCGCGGCGATACCCACCACACCGATCGAGTACGCCGACATGCGTCGCACTGGCGACGACGCTGGCCCGCGCGACTACCGCAGTGCCGACTACGCGATGCTGTCGGCAGCCCGCCGTGGCGACTGGGCGGCCGTCAACCGGCTGCTCAAGTCCGGCGCCGCCGCCAACGTGCGCGACGTGTGGGGCGACAGCGTGCTGGCGCGTGCCGCCGCTGCCGGCGAGACCGAAACGGTGCGCGCACTGCTGGCCGCCGGCGCACATGTCGACCGCAAGGGCGCGTCGGGTTTCACGCCGCTTGGTGCCGCCGCGCTGGCCGGCCATTACAAGGTGGTCGCGCTGCTGTTGCGCGCCGGTGCCGACGTTGACGCGAAGAGCGCGAATGGGCACGTGCCGATGATAGATGCGGTGATGCTGGATCGCGCCGAGGTGGTGGCCGAACTGGTGCGCGCGCGTCCGGACTGGCTGGTCTATGAGCGCGAACTGGGCCGGCATGCGTTGTCGCTGGCCGCCTCGCTGGGTCATGTGCGCGTGCTCGACCAGTTGCTCGCTGCCGGCTTCGACCCCAATCTGCCGGACCGGGCCGGCTTCAACGCGCTGTACTGGGCGGTGTTCCGCAAACAGCGCCTGGCGGTGGCCCACCTGCTGGCCTCGGGCGCCGACCCCGGCGCGATGTCGACCGAGATTTACGACTGA
- the epsA gene encoding XrtB/PEP-CTERM-associated transcriptional regulator EpsA, whose translation MTDPLAQDQIDVQLLLFTIETSIRVVKRFQFFLWAQGSLQTFLPHETLLCACGDIERGDYRASVFSRSVLSPEYESRLIDPASGLMARLLDDWRAGAREPLAYGGGVRGRSGAAALRTLGLQHALAHGCREARGEQSTFFALLGMPDAPTDQDARRIELLMPNLHLALLRITEFERREGAERANGRYSSPLTLSARELQVLDWVREGKTNHEIGQILDISPLTVKNHIQKILRKLDVTNRAQAVARLAALRAHEAGRDLAGET comes from the coding sequence ATGACAGATCCGCTCGCGCAGGATCAGATCGACGTGCAGCTATTGCTGTTTACGATCGAAACCTCGATCCGGGTCGTCAAGCGCTTCCAGTTCTTTCTCTGGGCGCAGGGTTCGCTGCAGACCTTCCTGCCGCACGAAACGCTGCTCTGCGCCTGCGGCGACATCGAACGCGGTGACTATCGCGCCTCGGTGTTCTCGCGCTCGGTGCTGTCGCCGGAGTATGAATCCAGGCTGATCGATCCGGCCTCCGGGCTGATGGCGCGCCTGCTCGACGACTGGCGCGCCGGCGCACGCGAGCCCTTGGCCTACGGCGGTGGCGTGCGCGGCCGCAGCGGCGCTGCCGCGCTGCGCACACTCGGGCTGCAGCACGCGTTGGCGCACGGTTGCCGCGAGGCGCGCGGCGAGCAATCGACCTTCTTCGCGCTGCTCGGCATGCCCGACGCACCGACCGATCAGGACGCCCGCCGCATCGAACTGCTGATGCCCAACCTGCATCTGGCGCTGCTGCGCATCACCGAATTCGAGCGGCGCGAGGGCGCCGAGCGCGCGAACGGCCGCTACAGCTCGCCGCTGACGCTGAGCGCGCGCGAACTGCAGGTGCTCGACTGGGTACGCGAGGGCAAGACCAACCATGAGATCGGGCAGATCCTCGACATCAGCCCGCTCACCGTGAAGAACCACATCCAGAAGATCCTGCGCAAGCTCGACGTGACCAATCGCGCGCAGGCCGTGGCGCGACTGGCGGCGCTGCGTGCGCACGAAGCGGGCCGGGATCTGGCGGGAGAGACATGA